A part of Citrifermentans bremense genomic DNA contains:
- a CDS encoding IclR family transcriptional regulator, whose product MKKAREKRTCNRSVSRALDVLEQFLLDDHEIGLTELSRRLKLPKNNIFRLLATLQLRNYVSRDPVTERYQLGFMTVELAQRALWQRGLGGARKVMERLVRQCNETTCVSIMSDYSVINLDSVECDHNLRVMPTLGVQLPAYCTAPGKSFMAHFGEEAIAKYTSINRFERHTPHTITDAESWMDQLREIAQQGYAVEFEELNLSVNSVGAPIRDYTSRVIGAVSMLGPSQRFHPERIEQELAPLLKQGAADISATLGY is encoded by the coding sequence ATGAAAAAAGCTAGAGAAAAGAGGACCTGTAACCGAAGCGTCAGCCGCGCGCTGGACGTTTTGGAGCAGTTCCTCCTGGATGACCACGAGATCGGTCTGACGGAGCTGAGCCGGCGCCTCAAGCTGCCTAAGAACAACATATTCCGGTTGCTGGCCACGCTGCAGCTGCGCAACTACGTATCCAGGGATCCGGTCACGGAGCGGTACCAGCTGGGGTTCATGACGGTGGAGCTGGCCCAGAGGGCCCTCTGGCAGCGGGGGCTCGGTGGGGCCCGGAAGGTGATGGAGCGGCTGGTGCGCCAGTGCAACGAGACAACCTGCGTTTCCATCATGTCCGACTACAGCGTGATTAATCTCGACTCGGTGGAGTGCGACCACAACCTGCGGGTCATGCCCACCCTCGGCGTGCAGCTCCCTGCCTACTGCACCGCTCCCGGGAAGTCGTTCATGGCGCATTTCGGCGAGGAGGCGATCGCCAAGTACACCTCGATCAACAGATTCGAGAGGCACACCCCGCACACCATCACCGATGCGGAGAGCTGGATGGACCAACTGCGGGAGATCGCCCAGCAGGGGTACGCTGTGGAGTTCGAGGAGTTGAACCTTAGCGTGAACAGCGTCGGAGCCCCCATCCGCGACTACACCTCGCGCGTTATCGGCGCGGTGAGCATGCTGGGGCCTTCACAGCGTTTTCATCCCGAGCGGATAGAGCAGGAGCTTGCGCCGCTTTTGAAACAGGGAGCAGCGGACATTTCCGCCACGCTTGGCTATTAA
- a CDS encoding AAA family ATPase, translating into MKFNGTESYIATEDLKLAVNSAMVLGRPLLVKGEPGTGKTMLAEEVARALDKPLFQWHIKSSTKAQQGLYEYDAVSRLRDSQLGDARVHEIGNYIVKGKLWEAFESERQAVLLIDEVDKADIEFPNDLLRELDRMEFFVYETRELVQAKHRPAIIITSNNEKELPDAFLRRCFFHYIRFPDRETLESIVSVHYPGLNRALVKEALEVFLGVREMPGLKKKPSTSELLDWLKILVAEGVAPQTLQAAGKERLIPPLHGALLKNEQDLQLFQGQPRHTGLGFRA; encoded by the coding sequence ATGAAATTCAACGGAACTGAATCCTACATCGCCACCGAGGATCTGAAGCTGGCGGTCAACTCGGCCATGGTGCTGGGGCGTCCGCTGCTGGTCAAGGGGGAGCCGGGCACCGGCAAGACCATGCTGGCGGAGGAGGTGGCGCGTGCCCTGGACAAGCCGCTGTTCCAGTGGCACATCAAGTCGAGCACCAAAGCACAGCAGGGGCTCTACGAGTACGACGCGGTGTCGCGCCTGCGCGACTCGCAGCTTGGCGATGCGCGGGTGCACGAGATAGGGAACTACATCGTCAAGGGGAAGCTCTGGGAGGCGTTCGAGTCGGAACGGCAGGCGGTGCTTCTCATCGACGAGGTGGACAAGGCGGATATCGAGTTTCCCAACGACCTGCTGCGCGAGCTGGACCGTATGGAGTTCTTCGTCTACGAGACCAGGGAGCTGGTGCAGGCAAAGCACCGCCCGGCGATCATCATCACCAGCAACAACGAGAAGGAGCTCCCGGACGCGTTTTTGCGCCGCTGCTTCTTCCATTACATCCGTTTCCCGGACCGGGAGACCCTGGAGAGCATCGTTTCGGTGCACTACCCCGGCCTGAACCGGGCCCTGGTGAAAGAAGCCCTGGAGGTGTTCCTGGGGGTGAGGGAGATGCCTGGGCTCAAGAAGAAGCCCTCGACCTCGGAGCTCCTCGACTGGCTGAAGATCCTGGTCGCGGAGGGGGTTGCGCCGCAGACTCTGCAGGCTGCAGGAAAGGAGAGGCTGATTCCCCCCTTGCACGGGGCGCTCCTGAAAAACGAGCAGGACCTGCAGCTTTTCCAGGGGCAGCCCCGGCACACCGGCTTGGGCTTTCGGGCCTGA